The sequence below is a genomic window from Sporichthyaceae bacterium.
AGCGTCGTGATCCGCGATGAAGCCGTCCTTGGTGCCCACCACCTCCGCCTTCCTAACCCGGGCTCGATCGCTTCGACCGGCGCGGTGGGACGACGATACTGCGCGCCGCGATAGGAGTCGATGTCGCCGGCGACCCTGTTCTGATCCTCCCGGGCAGCTTGGGTATGCCTCGGCGGACCTGCTGCGCAGCCGATGACCGCGTTCATCAACACCCTGACGCCGCCCGCCGAAGCCGACACCTGCGTGCGGAACGCGGCTGTTCATGGTAGGGCCCACGTGCTACCTGCTGAAGGACCCCACGAGGCGGAGGGAGAAGCTCGTGGGCGTCACCCGGCCGTCCAAGTCACAGGTCTCGACGACGGCCACCCAGCTTTACGGGCTCTTCAACTTTGAGCGGGCACCGTCGGTTTCCTCGCTGACAATCGGCGGGTTCGCCGAGTGCAGTGCAACCGTACTCGGCGGCGGTAGTTGTCTCGGTTTCTGAATCCGCAGGCGGCACGCTTCACCTGTTTGATCAGTCTGTTCGTGCCCTCGGTTCGGGCGTTGGTGAGCCCGGTCGTGAGGAACACCTCGATCGCGGGCCACCAGGTCTCGATGGTCTCGGCCAGCGTGGTGAGTTCTGGGACGTCGGCGTCGGCGCACCAGCTGTAGAACGCCCAGAGCCGGCGGGCGATGTCCTCGCGGTGGCCACCGTGGGCGGCGGTCGCGCAGAGCGCACGTAGTTCCTCCTTGGCGATCCAGGCGGTCAGGATCTGCCCGGTCGAGTCGTGATCGACACAGCCGTTCCACATCCGGGCCAGCGCCCGCTCGGACAGCCGTTCACTCCCGCGCAGCAACAGTCGCCGGTTGGCCCACGCCGGGTCGAGCGCGCGGCCTCGGCGCCCGAGTTGCTCGCGGGTCACCCGCTGGCGCACCGTGGTGACGGCCTTGTTGGCCAGCATGATCAGGTGGAAGTGGTCCACCGCGAGCGCGGCGTCGGGCAGCACCTCGCGGACCGCGGCGGCGTAGCCGGCGTGCGGGTCGATCACCACCACGTCGACGCCGTCGCGGAACGCCTGACTACGCGCCTTCAGCCACCCCTTCACGGCGGTGCTGGTGCGGCCATCCACCTGGCCTAACAGGCCCTGATCACCGGTGATGTCGACGAACCCGGTCTCCCACGGATCTGTGCGCTTCCAGCGGATCCGCCCGTCGACATGTACCCCGTCGGGCACCCAGCGCGGCCGCCCGAACCGGGTCTCGTCCATGCCCAGCACCGTCGTGGGCTCGGGCTCGACCAGCTCGCTCGCCCCGTAGCTCACCACCGCCCGCTGCACGGTGGGCCACGACACCTGATGAGACGCGGCGACCTCGGACTGATCGCGCCCGTCCTCCACCGCCGCCGCGAGCGCGGCCCGAAGCCTCGTCGTTGTCCGCATCCCGGCCGGTACCTGGGCGACCTGCTCGGTGAACGTCTGGCGTGGGCAGTCCTCGGTGCGGCACCGCCGGCGCCGCTTGCGCCACTGCACCACCATGAACGCCCCGCCGCAGGGCAGGTCCTTGGGTCGGGTCAGCACCCAGTCCTTGCCCGAACTCGACGTCTCCCGGCACACCGGACACCGGGCCGCGTCCGGATCATCGGTGACCAGCTGCACGATCGTCACACCGGCCGAGGTGCGCACGACACCCTCGACCGCCAACCCGGCCAATCCCAACAGGCACGACGCATCATCGCTACGGTCAACCACGGCCCGTGGCTCTCCTCCCGCTGCTCCTGAACACAGCGAGGGTCAAGGAGTCACGGGCCGCCCACGTTCAGGCGCGCCGGACCAGTCCAAACCTCGGTTGCCCGGTCAAGATCGAAGAGCCGACAAACCGAAGCCGGCGCCCACGACCTGGACATCGCCCTGGGTCCGAAACCACGCCAGCACGAACAACGCTTGTCGAAAGCAGCTCAACAGCCGCGT
It includes:
- a CDS encoding ISL3 family transposase yields the protein MVDRSDDASCLLGLAGLAVEGVVRTSAGVTIVQLVTDDPDAARCPVCRETSSSGKDWVLTRPKDLPCGGAFMVVQWRKRRRRCRTEDCPRQTFTEQVAQVPAGMRTTTRLRAALAAAVEDGRDQSEVAASHQVSWPTVQRAVVSYGASELVEPEPTTVLGMDETRFGRPRWVPDGVHVDGRIRWKRTDPWETGFVDITGDQGLLGQVDGRTSTAVKGWLKARSQAFRDGVDVVVIDPHAGYAAAVREVLPDAALAVDHFHLIMLANKAVTTVRQRVTREQLGRRGRALDPAWANRRLLLRGSERLSERALARMWNGCVDHDSTGQILTAWIAKEELRALCATAAHGGHREDIARRLWAFYSWCADADVPELTTLAETIETWWPAIEVFLTTGLTNARTEGTNRLIKQVKRAACGFRNRDNYRRRVRLHCTRRTRRLSARKPTVPAQS